A region from the Peromyscus maniculatus bairdii isolate BWxNUB_F1_BW_parent chromosome 5, HU_Pman_BW_mat_3.1, whole genome shotgun sequence genome encodes:
- the LOC102904663 gene encoding spermatogenesis-associated protein 31D4-like isoform X1, giving the protein MQHTKKQTLPRRCQVRVSRQENCKGPGQELQTVKGTELESWSQKKQTAKLPVELDEKRAGWECSGRSRQRALRGPDSTVRPTQPQNSAASGSCAIHTMENVISFLHSATEPWLSFAHLPSAFMDIYPKCIFLSAVGVLLLYLRYLLLKPFLPTWDNRDLRKQQSKAKKGRRASSKEFRIFHREAWERRKLLSVVQSPCGRLYDASHFRQVLCPDPCCDVCNGATAKVSHLLSRATLEDGAASASSVPSTASVTENSFSLSPPRSLSPPGCQTSSLSPAPSPPPTTLSANKVTPLEDILLYAPQGDALPSEPLLLPGTDSPLGHIPSHPLPTFPQTEGSLHLETTPSVVGSPSEWFVNATTNEEPCGYLSGFSSQSECLVNAHSSKAFWGRQTTDYFTAPGKLSFPSPKVLVLLERQDESQADFLVLKDGEEKAETFQKALTTWEEIPESATELQNSGGSLPLGGSRSMLSELITHQGLAQAQTTEDQSEPKFTQHFWGLPYLHSESMNAISTLSTHCSSTYIWFNGTPDSSVLNLSTPLSLPENPSQMLAQSQSQGVLLAMSQNQFQPPIPETSSSSQSQLRICGVYFHRSQDKTKTLLQAQIHHLECSIMTKVQERVWGLPSVVQKSQEDSCLLPAKPSLVRQSSETHAPRSIPPGDFPLTDAFRKKLERHLQKRFILQRWGLSQRIFKSQPWVNPDLSESSQCSYGLSWASFFQHQESKDPHDTVSNQPGSSQERYSESLSLEGKMVKAQGQSPEIAQRCLWSNSRGALGNGLQSDCKTNLRSHPGSLSGISQVRQCQKKLETALHLKDGHVKSTYTMTKSVLHQASIGLDNIRLKESEGNRHSPDVPRISTEAGPVPVGKQLDFSKTVQEPQGTQMNDENIFVSNKVSNIVKRGQLSGLQPQPTKILNTSQCKSAQGADGNTTKVQSTLVAGRAQKEISGFQESQTSDCNSQVSREEKFKAESRLPIQALGPPNDMLPASEKFTYKPLLMHDQSLSSGPMNAPQVQQQEPWMPPHTLGKGQDKDIPLSAKKVWPATWKTKELGEGITRPGTLQASGKSCHAQASPGQGNYREKPSHPLPVKALTPPEHQFRKHIKHFLQWLSPDRKCKGQETLFLRRGPSPSSPAQDPELWKARATFPGNTVAQKAMRDPGRVPKEQLGHRHIAIDTMRPHVPLSPPIKPVKTHPKKASWVPAEPVQGYPFHHQATCPKAPSPRSYNQATAFVGQKRWVEDRGRLSQKGVVLQPRPPAPYR; this is encoded by the exons ATGCAACACACTAAAAAGCAAACACTTCCAAGAAGATGCCAAGTCAGAGTCTccaggcaggagaattgcaagggTCCAGGTCAAGAGCTGCAAACAGTGAAGGGGACTGAGCTGGAGTCCTGGTCACAGAAGAAACAAACTGCAAAGCTCCCCGTGGAACTGGATGAGAAGAGAGCTGGGTGGGAATGCAGCGGCAGGTCCAGGCAGAGAGCTCTGCGGGG ACCTGACTCTACAGTGAGGCCCACCCAGCCTCAGAACTCAGCTGCCTCGGGCAGCTGTGCGATTCACACTATGGAGAACGTCATCTCCTTTCTACATAGCGCTACTGAACCATGGCTGAGCTTTGCACATTTACCCTCAGCCTTCATGGACATTTACCCCAAGTGCATCTTCCTGAGTGCAGTAGGGGTGCTTCTCTTGTACCTGAGGTACCTGCTACTGAAACCCTTCTTACCCACGTGGGACAACCGAGACCTCAGAAAG CAACAGAGCAAAgctaagaaaggaaggagagcatCATCGAAAG AATTTAGAATCTTCCACAGAGAAGCTTGGGAGAGGAGGAAGCTGCTGTCTGTTGTGCAAAG CCCTTGTGGACGGCTGTACGATGCCTCCCACTTTCGGCAAGTGCTCTGCCCAGACCCCTGCTGTGATGTGTGCAATGGAGCAACCGCCAAGGTCAGTCATCTGCTGTCACGGGCCACCCTCGAAGACggtgctgcctctgcctccagtgtgccTTCCACGGCTTCTGTGACTGAGAACTCAttttctctgtcccctccccgcTCACTGAGCCCCCCAGGATGTCAGACTTCATCTCTGTCACCtgcaccttctcctcctcccaccaccctcTCAGCTAACAAGGTCACCCCCTTGGAAGACATACTTTTGTATGCACCACAGGGTGATGCTCTGCCGTCAGAGCCTCTTCTTCTCCCAGGCACTGACTCCCCACTGGGCCACATCCCATCTCATCCACTTCCCACATTTCCTCAAACAGAAGGGTCTTTACACCTGGAAACCACTCCATCCGTGGTGGGCAGCCCGAGTGAGTGGTTCGTCAATGCCACAACAAATGAAGAACCTTGTGGCTACCTGTCAGGGTTCTCATCACAGTCGGAATGCCTGGTTAACGCCCACTCTTCCAAAGCTTTTTGGGGGAGACAAACCACAGACTATTTCACAGCGCCTGGAAAACTCTCTTTCCCCAGCCCCAAAGTCCTGGTGCTGCTTGAGAGACAAGACGAAAGTCAGGCTGACTTCCTTGTGCTGAAGGATggggaagaaaaagcagaaacttTCCAAAAAGCACTTACAACTTGGGAGGAAATCCCAGAGTCCGCTACTGAGttgcagaactcaggaggctCCCTTCCTCTGGGTGGCAGCAGAAGCATGCTCAGTGAGCTGATCACGCACCAGGGGCTCGCTCAGGCTCAAACCACTGAAGACCAGTCAGAACCCAAGTTTACACAGCACTTTTGGGGTCTCCCATATCTCCACAGCGAGTCCATGAACGCTATCAGTACACTGTCGACTCACTGTTCCTCAACCTACATCTGGTTCAATGGAACCCCAGACTCCTCGGTCCTGAATCTTTCCACACCTCTGTCTTTGCCTGAGAACCCATCACAGATGTTGGCCCAATCTCAGTCCCAAGGTGTCCTGCTTGCCATGTCCCAGAACCAGTTTCAACCTCCAATCCCAGAGACATCATCTTCCTCTCAGTCTCAGCTTAGGATCTGTGGGGTGTATTTTCATAGGTCCCAAGACAAGACAAAAACTCTGCTGCAAGCCCAAATCCACCACCTAGAATGCAGCATCATGACAAAGGTACAGGAGAGGGTGTGGGGTTTGCCCTCAGTGGTCCAAAAATCTCAGGAAGACTCTTGTCTCCTACCTGCCAAGCCCTCATTGGTCAGGCAGTCCTCCGAGACCCATGCTCCCAGGTCCATTCCTCCTGGAGACTTCCCCCTGACTGATGCATTCCGGAAGAAACTCGAGCGCCACCTTCAAAAGCGGTTCATCCTACAGCGCTGGGGCCTGTCTCAGAGGATCTTTAAGTCTCAGCCATGGGTGAATCCTGACCTTTCAGAGTCATCTCAGTGCAGCTACGGGCTCTCATGGGCCTCTTTCTTTCAGCACCAGGAGAGCAAAGACCCACACGACACTGTGTCAAACCAACCTGGAAGCTCCCAAGAGAGGTACTCAGAGAGTCTCTCTCTAGAGGGAAAAATGGTAAAGGCACAAGGACAGAGTCCAGAGATTGCCCAAAGATGTCTGTGGAGTAACTCTAGGGGCGCTCTAGGTAATGGCCTGCAATCTGACTGTAAGACAAACCTACGAAGCCACCCAGGCAGTCTGTCAGGGATCTCACAGGTGAGACAATGTCAGAAAAAACTTGAAACTGCCCTGCATCTCAAGGATGGACATGTCAAAAGCACATATACAATGACAAAGTCTGTTCTGCATCAGGCATCTATTGGCTTAGACAACATCAGACTGAAAGAGTCAGAGGGCAATAGACATAGCCCAGATGTGCCCAGAATATCCACTGAGGCTGGCCCTGTGCCAGTGGGTAAGCAACTGGATTTCAGCAAAACAGTCCAGGAGCCTCAAGGAACACAGATGAATGACGAAAACATATTTGTATCCAACAAGGTCAGTAACATAGTCAAGAGAGGGCAGCTCAGTGGTCTTCAACCACAACCTACCAAGATCTTGAACACCAGCCAGTGCAAGAGTGCCCAAGGGGCAGATGGGAATACAACAAAAGTACAAAGTACTCTGGTAGCTGGAAGGGCCCAGAAGGAAATATCAGGTTTCCAGGAAAGTCAGACATCTGACTGCAATAGTCAGGTATCTAGGGAGGAGAAATTTAAAGCAGAAAGCAGACTGCCCATCCAAGCTCTAGGGCCCCCAAATGACATGCTCCCTGCCTCAGAGAAATTCACTTACAAACCTTTACTCATGCATGACCAAAGCCTATCCAGTGGACCCATGAATGCTCCTCAGGTGCAGCAACAGGAGCCCTGGATGCCTCCTCACACCTTAGGCAAGGGCCAGGACAAGGACATCCCTCTGTCTGCCAAGAAAGTATGGCCTGCTACGTGGAAAACGAAAGAGCTCGGAGAAGGGATTACAAGGCCTGGGACATTACAGGCCAGTGGGAAGAGCTGCCATGCACAGGCCAGCCCAGGCCAGGGGAATTACAGGGAAAAGCCCAGCCACCCCCTGCCAGTGAAGGCCCTGACTCCTCCTGAACACCAGTTCAGGAAGCACATCAAACACTTTCTGCAGTGGCTTTCTCCTGACAGAAAGTGCAAAGGGCAGGAGACATTGTTCCTGAGAAGAGGTCCTTCCCCATCGTCACCAGCGCAGGACCCAGAGCTGTGGAAGGCGAGAGCTACCTTTCCAGGGAACACTGTAGCTCAGAAAGCCATGAGAGACCCTGGGAGAGTCCCCAAGGAGCAACTGGGACATAGGCATATTGCAATAGACACCATGCGCCCCCATGTGCCCTTATCTCCTCCTATCAAGCCTGTGAAAACTCATCCAAAGAAAGCATCTTGGGTCCCAGCCGAGCCAGTGCAGGGCTATCCATTCCACCACCAAGCTACCTGCCCGAAGGCGCCAAGTCCCAGGTCCTACAACCAGGCCACTGCTTTTGTCGGTCAAAAGAGATGGGTAGAAGACAGGGGCAGGCTGTCCCAGAAAGGTGTGGTTTTGCAGCCACGTCCACCTGCACCCTACAGGTAG
- the LOC102904663 gene encoding spermatogenesis-associated protein 31D4-like isoform X2 — translation MKITRTQVLTTDLTSVFFSPCGRLYDASHFRQVLCPDPCCDVCNGATAKVSHLLSRATLEDGAASASSVPSTASVTENSFSLSPPRSLSPPGCQTSSLSPAPSPPPTTLSANKVTPLEDILLYAPQGDALPSEPLLLPGTDSPLGHIPSHPLPTFPQTEGSLHLETTPSVVGSPSEWFVNATTNEEPCGYLSGFSSQSECLVNAHSSKAFWGRQTTDYFTAPGKLSFPSPKVLVLLERQDESQADFLVLKDGEEKAETFQKALTTWEEIPESATELQNSGGSLPLGGSRSMLSELITHQGLAQAQTTEDQSEPKFTQHFWGLPYLHSESMNAISTLSTHCSSTYIWFNGTPDSSVLNLSTPLSLPENPSQMLAQSQSQGVLLAMSQNQFQPPIPETSSSSQSQLRICGVYFHRSQDKTKTLLQAQIHHLECSIMTKVQERVWGLPSVVQKSQEDSCLLPAKPSLVRQSSETHAPRSIPPGDFPLTDAFRKKLERHLQKRFILQRWGLSQRIFKSQPWVNPDLSESSQCSYGLSWASFFQHQESKDPHDTVSNQPGSSQERYSESLSLEGKMVKAQGQSPEIAQRCLWSNSRGALGNGLQSDCKTNLRSHPGSLSGISQVRQCQKKLETALHLKDGHVKSTYTMTKSVLHQASIGLDNIRLKESEGNRHSPDVPRISTEAGPVPVGKQLDFSKTVQEPQGTQMNDENIFVSNKVSNIVKRGQLSGLQPQPTKILNTSQCKSAQGADGNTTKVQSTLVAGRAQKEISGFQESQTSDCNSQVSREEKFKAESRLPIQALGPPNDMLPASEKFTYKPLLMHDQSLSSGPMNAPQVQQQEPWMPPHTLGKGQDKDIPLSAKKVWPATWKTKELGEGITRPGTLQASGKSCHAQASPGQGNYREKPSHPLPVKALTPPEHQFRKHIKHFLQWLSPDRKCKGQETLFLRRGPSPSSPAQDPELWKARATFPGNTVAQKAMRDPGRVPKEQLGHRHIAIDTMRPHVPLSPPIKPVKTHPKKASWVPAEPVQGYPFHHQATCPKAPSPRSYNQATAFVGQKRWVEDRGRLSQKGVVLQPRPPAPYR, via the coding sequence atgaAGATAACTAGAACACAGGTCCTGACCACAGACCTGACCTCTGTCTTCTTCAGCCCTTGTGGACGGCTGTACGATGCCTCCCACTTTCGGCAAGTGCTCTGCCCAGACCCCTGCTGTGATGTGTGCAATGGAGCAACCGCCAAGGTCAGTCATCTGCTGTCACGGGCCACCCTCGAAGACggtgctgcctctgcctccagtgtgccTTCCACGGCTTCTGTGACTGAGAACTCAttttctctgtcccctccccgcTCACTGAGCCCCCCAGGATGTCAGACTTCATCTCTGTCACCtgcaccttctcctcctcccaccaccctcTCAGCTAACAAGGTCACCCCCTTGGAAGACATACTTTTGTATGCACCACAGGGTGATGCTCTGCCGTCAGAGCCTCTTCTTCTCCCAGGCACTGACTCCCCACTGGGCCACATCCCATCTCATCCACTTCCCACATTTCCTCAAACAGAAGGGTCTTTACACCTGGAAACCACTCCATCCGTGGTGGGCAGCCCGAGTGAGTGGTTCGTCAATGCCACAACAAATGAAGAACCTTGTGGCTACCTGTCAGGGTTCTCATCACAGTCGGAATGCCTGGTTAACGCCCACTCTTCCAAAGCTTTTTGGGGGAGACAAACCACAGACTATTTCACAGCGCCTGGAAAACTCTCTTTCCCCAGCCCCAAAGTCCTGGTGCTGCTTGAGAGACAAGACGAAAGTCAGGCTGACTTCCTTGTGCTGAAGGATggggaagaaaaagcagaaacttTCCAAAAAGCACTTACAACTTGGGAGGAAATCCCAGAGTCCGCTACTGAGttgcagaactcaggaggctCCCTTCCTCTGGGTGGCAGCAGAAGCATGCTCAGTGAGCTGATCACGCACCAGGGGCTCGCTCAGGCTCAAACCACTGAAGACCAGTCAGAACCCAAGTTTACACAGCACTTTTGGGGTCTCCCATATCTCCACAGCGAGTCCATGAACGCTATCAGTACACTGTCGACTCACTGTTCCTCAACCTACATCTGGTTCAATGGAACCCCAGACTCCTCGGTCCTGAATCTTTCCACACCTCTGTCTTTGCCTGAGAACCCATCACAGATGTTGGCCCAATCTCAGTCCCAAGGTGTCCTGCTTGCCATGTCCCAGAACCAGTTTCAACCTCCAATCCCAGAGACATCATCTTCCTCTCAGTCTCAGCTTAGGATCTGTGGGGTGTATTTTCATAGGTCCCAAGACAAGACAAAAACTCTGCTGCAAGCCCAAATCCACCACCTAGAATGCAGCATCATGACAAAGGTACAGGAGAGGGTGTGGGGTTTGCCCTCAGTGGTCCAAAAATCTCAGGAAGACTCTTGTCTCCTACCTGCCAAGCCCTCATTGGTCAGGCAGTCCTCCGAGACCCATGCTCCCAGGTCCATTCCTCCTGGAGACTTCCCCCTGACTGATGCATTCCGGAAGAAACTCGAGCGCCACCTTCAAAAGCGGTTCATCCTACAGCGCTGGGGCCTGTCTCAGAGGATCTTTAAGTCTCAGCCATGGGTGAATCCTGACCTTTCAGAGTCATCTCAGTGCAGCTACGGGCTCTCATGGGCCTCTTTCTTTCAGCACCAGGAGAGCAAAGACCCACACGACACTGTGTCAAACCAACCTGGAAGCTCCCAAGAGAGGTACTCAGAGAGTCTCTCTCTAGAGGGAAAAATGGTAAAGGCACAAGGACAGAGTCCAGAGATTGCCCAAAGATGTCTGTGGAGTAACTCTAGGGGCGCTCTAGGTAATGGCCTGCAATCTGACTGTAAGACAAACCTACGAAGCCACCCAGGCAGTCTGTCAGGGATCTCACAGGTGAGACAATGTCAGAAAAAACTTGAAACTGCCCTGCATCTCAAGGATGGACATGTCAAAAGCACATATACAATGACAAAGTCTGTTCTGCATCAGGCATCTATTGGCTTAGACAACATCAGACTGAAAGAGTCAGAGGGCAATAGACATAGCCCAGATGTGCCCAGAATATCCACTGAGGCTGGCCCTGTGCCAGTGGGTAAGCAACTGGATTTCAGCAAAACAGTCCAGGAGCCTCAAGGAACACAGATGAATGACGAAAACATATTTGTATCCAACAAGGTCAGTAACATAGTCAAGAGAGGGCAGCTCAGTGGTCTTCAACCACAACCTACCAAGATCTTGAACACCAGCCAGTGCAAGAGTGCCCAAGGGGCAGATGGGAATACAACAAAAGTACAAAGTACTCTGGTAGCTGGAAGGGCCCAGAAGGAAATATCAGGTTTCCAGGAAAGTCAGACATCTGACTGCAATAGTCAGGTATCTAGGGAGGAGAAATTTAAAGCAGAAAGCAGACTGCCCATCCAAGCTCTAGGGCCCCCAAATGACATGCTCCCTGCCTCAGAGAAATTCACTTACAAACCTTTACTCATGCATGACCAAAGCCTATCCAGTGGACCCATGAATGCTCCTCAGGTGCAGCAACAGGAGCCCTGGATGCCTCCTCACACCTTAGGCAAGGGCCAGGACAAGGACATCCCTCTGTCTGCCAAGAAAGTATGGCCTGCTACGTGGAAAACGAAAGAGCTCGGAGAAGGGATTACAAGGCCTGGGACATTACAGGCCAGTGGGAAGAGCTGCCATGCACAGGCCAGCCCAGGCCAGGGGAATTACAGGGAAAAGCCCAGCCACCCCCTGCCAGTGAAGGCCCTGACTCCTCCTGAACACCAGTTCAGGAAGCACATCAAACACTTTCTGCAGTGGCTTTCTCCTGACAGAAAGTGCAAAGGGCAGGAGACATTGTTCCTGAGAAGAGGTCCTTCCCCATCGTCACCAGCGCAGGACCCAGAGCTGTGGAAGGCGAGAGCTACCTTTCCAGGGAACACTGTAGCTCAGAAAGCCATGAGAGACCCTGGGAGAGTCCCCAAGGAGCAACTGGGACATAGGCATATTGCAATAGACACCATGCGCCCCCATGTGCCCTTATCTCCTCCTATCAAGCCTGTGAAAACTCATCCAAAGAAAGCATCTTGGGTCCCAGCCGAGCCAGTGCAGGGCTATCCATTCCACCACCAAGCTACCTGCCCGAAGGCGCCAAGTCCCAGGTCCTACAACCAGGCCACTGCTTTTGTCGGTCAAAAGAGATGGGTAGAAGACAGGGGCAGGCTGTCCCAGAAAGGTGTGGTTTTGCAGCCACGTCCACCTGCACCCTACAGGTAG